In Luteitalea sp. TBR-22, one genomic interval encodes:
- a CDS encoding ester cyclase, with amino-acid sequence MTIESVVQAWGAAWDARDGAAAAALLAADGTFEDPVSGGAVGRASVPDSVEALARAFPDARFARVPVVAGARGVIEWVMEGTHLGTWQGGPATGRTVRLEGVDVLEGDAAGLRRVRRYFDPTALAEQLGWVTLVQPESVGRARYGYSMRVASGNPRPPGVIALTWIEAADQGEKDRIRAHSRQNVDDFLQEPGFIAIVTGFTGLRGFTVTAWEDEGAMRRALGKHHAVAMEELFGERFVAAVWTSVWQATRMNRIWVRCRECGSLQDVNDDHRTCTACAAGLPERPAFW; translated from the coding sequence ATGACCATCGAGTCGGTCGTGCAGGCCTGGGGCGCGGCATGGGATGCCCGGGACGGAGCGGCGGCCGCGGCGTTGCTCGCGGCGGACGGCACGTTCGAGGATCCGGTGAGCGGCGGTGCCGTCGGGCGGGCGTCGGTGCCCGACAGCGTCGAGGCGCTGGCGCGGGCCTTTCCCGATGCCCGGTTCGCGCGCGTCCCCGTCGTCGCCGGTGCGCGTGGCGTGATCGAGTGGGTCATGGAGGGGACGCACCTCGGGACATGGCAGGGTGGGCCCGCGACGGGGCGGACGGTGCGGCTCGAGGGCGTGGACGTGCTCGAGGGCGACGCCGCCGGCCTCCGTAGGGTGCGCCGCTACTTCGACCCGACGGCCCTGGCCGAGCAACTGGGATGGGTCACGCTCGTGCAGCCCGAGTCGGTCGGGCGCGCGCGCTACGGGTATTCGATGCGGGTCGCCTCGGGCAATCCCCGGCCGCCCGGGGTCATCGCCCTCACGTGGATCGAGGCCGCCGACCAGGGCGAGAAGGACAGGATTCGGGCGCATTCCCGCCAGAACGTCGACGACTTCCTGCAGGAGCCCGGCTTCATCGCCATCGTCACCGGCTTCACCGGGCTGCGCGGCTTCACCGTGACCGCATGGGAAGACGAGGGGGCGATGCGGCGGGCGCTCGGCAAGCACCACGCGGTGGCGATGGAGGAGCTGTTCGGCGAGCGGTTCGTGGCAGCGGTGTGGACGAGCGTGTGGCAGGCCACCCGCATGAATCGCATCTGGGTCCGCTGCCGCGAGTGCGGATCGTTGCAGGACGTCAACGACGATCATCGGACGTGCACGGCCTGCGCCGCCGGGCTGCCCGAGCGCCCGGCCTTCTGGTGA